Proteins from a genomic interval of Nematostella vectensis chromosome 5, jaNemVect1.1, whole genome shotgun sequence:
- the LOC116611449 gene encoding G-protein coupled receptor 176 yields MEESVCNNFTSLQVLSGNLSSWPKDCFNSSNHSSSISDNITEVVPDIGGLGKSALMLLAIFIALIGNFFIIFSFFRNFKMRTITNTLVVNLSAADLLSSIFDFPFWLSIILGVPIYNNNILCRVLLSFEDLFQIVALLTMCGIALDRFVTLVKGLRRLMTHQRARFLILWSWVQAVISAAPWNMISQTESSRCLTFPHFYEPSLKFRTLNAFFKIASIVLPFLVTYYVFYRIVKAVRGRGKVNIDNNYVSRNYSAERFAVDAYKRSSKTAIILFLMFSLCSFPYLGVTIWTIVTTQPVSFDAGLIVYFVFTLKRSLFPAIYIFRNRVIWSFIQETVTCAGCRTLSNSHQPDALAYMTESGKICFPIFGRQLYHSRRIHPSVYDGENNYFPTNLELCFATNGKDVKALTDHFTDITRAEGEKRT; encoded by the coding sequence ATGGAAGAAAGTGTATGTAATAATTTTACATCGCTACAAGTATTGAGCGGGAACCTTTCGTCCTGGCCCAAGGACTGTTTTAACTCGTCTAATCACTCAAGTTCTATTTCTGACAACATTACTGAAGTTGTACCGGACATCGGTGGACTAGGCAAGTCGGCGTTGATGTTATTGGCGATTTTCATCGCGTTGATTGGGaacttttttatcattttctccTTCTTCAGAAACTTCAAAATGCGGACAATAACTAACACACTAGTTGTGAATCTCAGCGCTGCAGACCTGCTTTCATCCATTTTCGACTTCCCATTTTGGCTGAGCATAATTCTAGGAGTACcgatatataataataacatccTCTGCCGAGTACTGCTCTCATTCGAGGACCTATTCCAGATCGTAGCGCTATTAACAATGTGTGGAATAGCTCTTGATCGCTTCGTAACCTTGGTCAAGGGACTAAGACGCTTAATGACCCATCAAAGAGCACGCTTTCTCATCCTGTGGTCGTGGGTACAAGCCGTCATTTCTGCTGCACCGTGGAACATGATCTCCCAAACGGAGTCAAGCCGCTGTCTTACTTTCCCGCACTTCTACGAACCCTCTCTAAAATTTCGCACGCTAAATGCGTTTTTTAAAATAGCAAGTATCGTTTTACCATTTCTTGTAACCTACTATGTGTTTTATCGTATCGTGAAAGCGGTAAGAGGGAGAGGAAAAGTGAACATTGACAATAACTATGTCTCGAGAAACTACAGCGCAGAGCGGTTTGCCGTCGACGCGTATAAACGCTCTTCCAAAACGGCGATTATTCTATTTCTGATGTTTTCACTATGCAGTTTTCCTTATCTTGGAGTTACCATTTGGACGATTGTTACCACTCAGCCCGTTAGTTTCGACGCTGGCCTAAtcgtttattttgtttttactcTCAAGCGCTCCTTGTTTCCTGCAATTTACATTTTCAGAAACAGGGTTATTTGGAGTTTTATCCAAGAGACTGTAACTTGTGCGGGCTGCCGTACTTTAAGTAACTCTCACCAGCCTGACGCTTTAGCGTACATGACAGAATCGGGAAAAATATGTTTTCCGATATTTGGCCGCCAGCTATATCATTCTAGAAGAATTCACCCCTCAGTTTATGACGGCGAAAATAACTATTTCCCGACGAATCTGGAACTGTGTTTTGCGACAAATGGGAAGGATGTAAAAGCTCTCACGGATCACTTTACAGACATTACTCGAGCGGAGGGCGAAAAGCGAACATAA